Genomic window (Cucumis sativus cultivar 9930 chromosome 2, Cucumber_9930_V3, whole genome shotgun sequence):
CCTCAATGTTGTGATTTTGGTTAGGATCTTAATTCACACACATATATCCTATATCTTTCTATCATTATCATTTCTATTATTCTTCATCATATCTCTTtcctaattattttagtttttaattaagattaaccctctaaatatttattttgtctctaattttatttttgtttgaggtTAATAATAAGATTAGACAGTAATTTTTAGAAGGGTTTCAAAGAAAAGGTGATCGTCTAGGTTTTGTGTTCAAGTTACTacagtattatttttttctcaattaatattgatttttactttttggaTAGAAAATTgcgtttaattttattttatgttttcggattcaactaatatatgtttggttataaatagcttggatttttattttagataactATTTTTGGATTAGGGAATCCAAATAGTGCaactattaaataaagatgtaaaaatttaaaaatgcaATATGTCATTTTAGTAATTATAAAACTCGGTTTAACATAAATtctattgataaataaattaataatagtttattgtaaaaaaaaaaaaaaaaactatttgaaattacttgaatttttttttttttttgaaaattcatttttgtttaaacgtTTCTATAAAAAGTCCTTAAATAAAGACACACATATGTTTTGCAATTAATTTTCgaaatgtttttatatacAAGTTTGTatagtttgttatatattaaaaatatttttattattgtgaAATTAACgactataaaaaaatactatgaactaataatttaaaattatgatcGTTGAAATTGATTGTATCGAGGTGGTTGCTAGAGTCTTTCGTCGGTTGTGATGGTCAAGTTTAGATGACAACAACCATCAAAGATTGCAGTTTTTGAAAGCGTTGGCTAGAGAATGCATCGATAGTTTCTGGAAATAGTGGTCGGAGTTGGTTGACAGTCGTCAAAAGGGTGGTCGGCTATAGTGATTGTTGGTGGTGAAAGGAGTTGGCCTACAATAATCACCGAAAGTGGTAGCTAGATTTGGTTAAGTGGTGTTCACACATATCAAGAGATCATGTCCAACCGTGATTGACAAAGCTTGTGGTAGAAGGTTTTTTATAGTAATGACCATCCAGAGTGCCAACAACGATGGTAGTTGAAGTTGGTCTGTAGTGGTCAAAGAAGTAGGTTGTTGGTGGTAATAACGATATcataatgaaaatatcaaattagaGAAATATTATCCATTCaacactaaaagaaaattttctaaaagtttgttttcaaaatgacctaattgtttatattaaaCATGATTACACTCATCAAACCTATTTTAAACAGTCGTTTAAATGataacatgatttttttaataagctACGACAAAACAGATATCTTAAAACACGAAATacaattatgttttattaaattttctacCCTAACAAACAAACTCTAAAGTCGACTGTGATGAGACagattttgattaattttgtttgtcatTAATGGTGGTGTTTGTATATGCAGGAGGGAATTATAGATGGCCTAACCTAGTAGGTAAGAGATGGCAATATgctaaaaggaaaattgaagaagaactTCCAAGAGTGGGTGTCGCCGTTATGAGAAGAGGGGCGATCAGAATCGAAGATTTCTGTTGCAACCGTGTCATTGTTTACGTCGATGACAGTGGCATTGTTGTTGAAGTCCCAGTCATTGGTTGACCCAAAACTATGAACCTTCtccaatctttttcttttactttaaaCACAAAAGTTCATCCTTGTTTTAACTCAAGTTTGAATCaacaataaaatctaaataaattctCATTTATCATTTACGAAACTATTGCTTGAATCGTACCTAAGTCCACCAACGATCAAACCATTTGCTTATGTACTTATACTATCACTTattcaattgaattgaatataaCTTGAAACGAGAAGCTTGATTTCCTAAACCCCAAATGTCTGATAAAAATAACACTAACCACTTATACATTCTAGGATAACTGTAATTGATGGcctttagcaataataattaaagatataaaacatttaaaaatttacaaatatagcaaaactatcgctgatagacttgtatcgctcATAGACTCGGAtataccaatatttgcaacatggtctatcagtgatagactccTACCatcgatagaatttgacaaattttgctatatttgcacattttttaaaatgttgctatatacttaattatttgcaaTTATCCCTATATTGTAACCCTCAAGCCCAAGGCCCAAGATTCGTGTCCTCctgaaaaattttcaattttcctaagatgcatgtgagtgaggacaaAGCATGTTGAAAGGATTCGTGTTTGTTTGTTGGCAGAACTTTCACTCTAATAAGTCACTAAAGATAATAAGGATGATGTTGTTAGGTTGTAAGGGTTGTAGGAAAATGTCAAGTATCTGAATTCCAAATTCTGATCTGAATCCTGGACCTAAGGTGTTACAAATTAAGATGTGGTTCGAGAACgaaccaaacaaaaactagTAAGCATGTAACGTTTGAGATTAGGAAGGAGATATAAATGAACTCAAACCACatctaaatgaaaataatcCTAAAGATATGAAagtaatgttaagaaagacttaaaaagagaattaaaagttaatactTATACCAACAACGTACATCATCCTTTTCGATGGCTTAATCATAAGAACTCCAAAGTAAGAACAAAGAATGTTGTGAGTGAGACAAAACATGCTGAAAAAACTCGTTTTCGTTTTTCACTTTAATAAGCCTTTAAGGATATTAAGGATGATGCTGTCAGGAAACATGAAAATGTCACGatccaaattccaaatctTAGATTAGGAATGTTACATATATAGCTTTAATTTTACcatataaaaatggaaaaggacAGTATATTCCATCATAAATATAGCATAATTAAGATTCAATTCAACATTAGAAATAAACGTTAAATTTGTGTACCATACACTTTTATTCACAAACAGGGTAGTACCTTAACATACCAGAATAAACCATTACTTTTGCTTAGGAGGTTATTAATGTCATATAGTACATGTTTAAGATCAATACGAACTTTCAGATGCAGCAGAAAATCTTAGTAGCGATATTTGGTCGAATAGTCCTTAGGTGCAATGACTAAACCACGTCCTTTCCTTGCTCCACGATAGACTGTTTCAATGATATCAATGAACTCCTGCTTATCCTTAAGTGCCCAGTTTATCTTATTGTTGTTTCCAGTACCAAGATCAATCATTATGTGCTTGTTCCTAAAGAAGAACATAACAGTGGATGGATCATAAAGCTCGTACATTGTGTTGAAATCAGGAACCTCTGTGATATCCACAAGGTATATTACAGCAAAGTTCTTAATAGTCTCTGCAACCGAGGCCAACACTTCATCCATCTACAACAAAAACATCTCAATCAGATAAAACATCTCAAGCAAAAAGAAACACAAGGATCTTCATCTTCCCAATCTTTAACATGTAAGATAGAAGAACTGTGATCATATTTAACATAGAAAGAGGGAAAAGGATTCAAAACAAATCGTGCACCAAAAAAATCATAGTTCATAACTGGGATGAAGAAACTTCATCTTTGGTACATACTACATACTAAAAACAAGTAGGAAAGCATGATTATAGAGAACATGCCAGGAGCACAGTTGCAACAGAACACACGATGATGAACCagaacaaaataaactcaGTTCGTTGGAagcaagaagaaaaataaagaagttcagagagagagagagacacaACATGGTCAACATTAAATTTGATGATGAACCAATTATGCTGAGAAAGAGGAATGGAAGAATATGGAATGGAAGAGATAAAGACCTGCATACAAGTTTCATCCCAATCATGACCGAAACGAATGACCACAAGACGTTCTTCTTCTGCAAGGATTGCCTGGTCAACAGCCCATCCTGAATGAAGATGTGGCAGCAAGTACGACATCTCTTGCTCAGTAACTAGCTTCCACCTAACGAGTCACAAACAACATATAACATAAATCACAACATGCTTCTCAAATGCAAGTTACTCATACAATACAGCATATAcgaaaatgaataatatgtGTGACTTATTCAATTCGTGATCTAAATTATATCATCATGCATGCTCATCCCAAACTTTCTCAAACATCACCGAGTCCCCATGACACTTTCTAGCATTCTCCCTTATCAAACTCTTACCAAACTCTTCCACACTGCTCTAAAGAACTCAATGTTTGATCCTTGACTATTTATACCTCAGGCCTCAAGTCCCTTGACCATTTATACCCAAAAACTCAATGACTCAACAATGTATTGGCCGTCAATCATATATACCGAAAGCCCCAATATCTGCCTCAAGACTCATCACACTGACCTTTGAATTATACCAAAGGCTACAATCCTTTTTCCTGAGATCTCATTATCGAAGAGTGACACATTTTCCATCAACCATTTATTCCCAAAGACCCAGGCTATGATATTCACTTACTTACCCAGGCCCTACTACTGCCCTCACTTTCTTTTATCATAACACAAGGTCCTCTGAGACCTCTTCACAATTCAGTCTCACAGTAAACCCAAGTACGAACATTCTAAAACGTGTTTTCTAGATCACTCCATGAACTTGAGCAAAAAAAAGATCACACTATCCTATAGTTTCAGAAAATCTAGACATAACAACATGCTTAACGTCACAGGAGCATAACCCAACATCACACCAGAAAACATAGCAGCCGGTAATAGCATACAGTTTAAATCAAAGCGCTTTTAGCTCTTGAAGCAAGAAAAACAAGATTCCAGACTTAAAAAACAGACTGAAATCCTCAATCAAAGCGGAAAATGTGTTCAGAAGATGGTAACaattcgtttttttttttcgcaACCTGTTTGAACGCTTCGAGGCTACAAACAAGCATAGCTTCAGGGgctaaaactaaattaaaacacTTGAAAAAAGAGTCCGAAAGTGGTTTAGAGTAAACGTTACGCACTATTTCTCACCAAACGAGCTTGAGCTTGACGAACTAAGTTCGAAGGCGTTCAAACTTGCAGATCTGCAGCCGTGAGATCGTGGGTGTCAAGAATTGAGATCGGTCGGAGCGTGGATCGTAAGAATTAAGCGATTTGAATAGTTGGTCCCGTCGGATGCCGCAGCAGTACACCGTCGGGAGCGTAGAAGACGTCGGAGGCTAACCAAGGGAGAGAGGAAAATGACGAAGGGCTTTAGGGTTcgattaaacttttttttctaatatttttttttaaaaaaatgaaaactaacaCTTTTTTCGCATTCGGGTCGGGTCGGGTTTTTCCCT
Coding sequences:
- the LOC101207116 gene encoding thioredoxin-like protein YLS8 yields the protein MSYLLPHLHSGWAVDQAILAEEERLVVIRFGHDWDETCMQMDEVLASVAETIKNFAVIYLVDITEVPDFNTMYELYDPSTVMFFFRNKHIMIDLGTGNNNKINWALKDKQEFIDIIETVYRGARKGRGLVIAPKDYSTKYRY